A stretch of Gouania willdenowi chromosome 21, fGouWil2.1, whole genome shotgun sequence DNA encodes these proteins:
- the LOC114454697 gene encoding glucose-6-phosphatase 2-like isoform X2: MDLVYSVGVLTIQHLQNNYQQFHDVLSFMSTVGDPRNIFSVYFPLWFHLSHDIGTKMIWVAVTGDWLNLIFKWILFGQRPYWWVQETQFYRNDSIPHLEQFSITCETGPGSPSGHAMGSSCVWYVMIISALNFVRPSSSFSNYLSFYRFHLLRSCLWICFWVIQICVCISRVFIATHFPHQVILGLFAGMLVAELFEHIPSIYNASMKVYLQAVVFLFSAAYCFYLLLKLINIDPLWSVDVAKKWCAHPDWIHLDTTPFAGLVRNLGMLFGLGLSVNSELFVQSCKGKNSHKAIFKLMCVTATLTFLQLYDFIKMPTHSEVLFYVLSFCKSASIPLGVVAVIPYCVHLLIRDEESKLS; this comes from the exons ATGGATCTTGTCTACAGCGTTGGCGTGCTGACCATACAGCATCTGCAGAACAACTATCAACAGTTCCATGACGTTCTTAGTTTTATGTCCACCGTGGGCGACCCTCGGAATATTTTCTCTGTTTATTTTCCTCTTTGGTTCCACCTTAGCCATGATATAGGTACGAAGATGATCTGGGTGGCTGTGACTGGAGACTGGCTAAACttgatttttaaatg gattttattTGGGCAGCGTCCTTATTGGTGGGTGCAAGAAACTCAGTTTTACCGCAATGACTCCATACCACATTTAGAGCAATTTTCAATAACATGTGAAACAGGACCAG GGAGCCCATCCGGACATGCTATGGGTTCATCGTGCGTGTGGTATGTGATGATCATCTCTGCTCTCAATTTTGTCCGGCCCTCCAGCTC tttctctaaTTATTTGTCCTTCTACAGGTTTCATCTTCTGAGATCTTGTTTGTGGATCTGTTTTTGGGTCATTCAAATATGTGTTTGCATCTCCAGAGTCTTTATTGCAACACATTTTCCACATCAGGTGATCCTCGGCCTTTTTGCAG GTATGCTGGTTGCAGAACTCTTTGAGCACATCCCCTCAATCTACAACGCAAGCATGAAAGTGTACCTCCAGGCTGTCGTTTTTCTGTTCTCTGCAGCTTATTGCTTTTATCTGCTGCTCAAACTGATCAACATTGACCCTCTGTGGTCAGTCGACGTTGCCAAGAAGTGGTGCGCTCACCCAGACTGGATCCATCTCGACACCACACCGTTTGCCGGTCTTGTTAGAAATCTGGGAATGTTGTTTGGTCTGGGTCTGTCTGTAAACTCTGAGCTGTTTGTTCAAAGCTGTAAGGGAAAGAACAGCCACAAAGCCATATTTAAACTCATGTGTGTGACAGCGACTCTCACCTTCCTGCAGCTGTACGACTTCATCAAAATGCCCACTCACAGTGAGGTGCTGTTTTATgtactgtcattttgtaaaagtgCCTCCATCCCTCTGGGTGTGGTTGCTGTTATTCCTTATTGTGTTCACTTGTTAATCAGAGATGAGGAGAGTAAGCTTTCATAG
- the LOC114454697 gene encoding glucose-6-phosphatase 2-like isoform X1 gives MDLVYSVGVLTIQHLQNNYQQFHDVLSFMSTVGDPRNIFSVYFPLWFHLSHDIGTKMIWVAVTGDWLNLIFKWILFGQRPYWWVQETQFYRNDSIPHLEQFSITCETGPGSPSGHAMGSSCVWYVMIISALNFVRPSSSSCTQSIQRFHLLRSCLWICFWVIQICVCISRVFIATHFPHQVILGLFAGMLVAELFEHIPSIYNASMKVYLQAVVFLFSAAYCFYLLLKLINIDPLWSVDVAKKWCAHPDWIHLDTTPFAGLVRNLGMLFGLGLSVNSELFVQSCKGKNSHKAIFKLMCVTATLTFLQLYDFIKMPTHSEVLFYVLSFCKSASIPLGVVAVIPYCVHLLIRDEESKLS, from the exons ATGGATCTTGTCTACAGCGTTGGCGTGCTGACCATACAGCATCTGCAGAACAACTATCAACAGTTCCATGACGTTCTTAGTTTTATGTCCACCGTGGGCGACCCTCGGAATATTTTCTCTGTTTATTTTCCTCTTTGGTTCCACCTTAGCCATGATATAGGTACGAAGATGATCTGGGTGGCTGTGACTGGAGACTGGCTAAACttgatttttaaatg gattttattTGGGCAGCGTCCTTATTGGTGGGTGCAAGAAACTCAGTTTTACCGCAATGACTCCATACCACATTTAGAGCAATTTTCAATAACATGTGAAACAGGACCAG GGAGCCCATCCGGACATGCTATGGGTTCATCGTGCGTGTGGTATGTGATGATCATCTCTGCTCTCAATTTTGTCCGGCCCTCCAGCTCTTCGTGCACTCAGAGCATTCAAAg GTTTCATCTTCTGAGATCTTGTTTGTGGATCTGTTTTTGGGTCATTCAAATATGTGTTTGCATCTCCAGAGTCTTTATTGCAACACATTTTCCACATCAGGTGATCCTCGGCCTTTTTGCAG GTATGCTGGTTGCAGAACTCTTTGAGCACATCCCCTCAATCTACAACGCAAGCATGAAAGTGTACCTCCAGGCTGTCGTTTTTCTGTTCTCTGCAGCTTATTGCTTTTATCTGCTGCTCAAACTGATCAACATTGACCCTCTGTGGTCAGTCGACGTTGCCAAGAAGTGGTGCGCTCACCCAGACTGGATCCATCTCGACACCACACCGTTTGCCGGTCTTGTTAGAAATCTGGGAATGTTGTTTGGTCTGGGTCTGTCTGTAAACTCTGAGCTGTTTGTTCAAAGCTGTAAGGGAAAGAACAGCCACAAAGCCATATTTAAACTCATGTGTGTGACAGCGACTCTCACCTTCCTGCAGCTGTACGACTTCATCAAAATGCCCACTCACAGTGAGGTGCTGTTTTATgtactgtcattttgtaaaagtgCCTCCATCCCTCTGGGTGTGGTTGCTGTTATTCCTTATTGTGTTCACTTGTTAATCAGAGATGAGGAGAGTAAGCTTTCATAG
- the nostrin gene encoding nostrin isoform X1 codes for MSEFGRRMVKVPRPKSTNRHRLKMKDPIGTCTAKRPNFTVFQYNQLYQNVKRYSKNGEFFCKELMTVFQQRAELESNYSKGLQKLAGKLIRASKGMSDNTTYRAWCHVSDEMYARADAHRSLGNAFQQEAIVEIRQLMDEHNRRKRPLDSAVERTGKLVTTNWNEQLKTKKKLISLTREHEALFNFVESNKHICTEKEKQKMLNRLTKSAEVQTRVDEEYFRTNMEGHHMRLKWENTQRNCYQIIQELEKQRIEVLYDIMNRYKLHMSSFEQILRHGQKQIEQTVQRVDVDKDIQTLVAENRLTVDDNKAEFLIADYFEEETKSLMGRGRRKDAIKLKLQRLEENISKTKKDCDGIEKLIKTYSENPSFSNQKNLEETEQQLDENKLKRDLLEATHCKLSVSLSEIEGRPRSLHRFSDSILKWKEKDCEHSVVQLTRPVKLRRTPFRSRQSLRASIIYKGPVSFGPQQSVEPSPDPRDTTTTAAAATQDNAIEEYDAKEAATQSDDDQRPDVVKPALNCVGKGRALYNFTPQQDDELALKEGDLLNIYTRGDGGWWYGNLNGQTGHFPSSYVEELPVLDQVQSSEA; via the exons ATGAGTGAGTTTGGGAGGAGAATGGTCAAAGTTCCACGTCCAAAGTCAACAAACCGTCATCGTCTTAAGATGAAGGATCCTATCGGCACCTGCACT GCAAAAAGGCCCAATTTCACTGTCTTTCAGTACAACCAACTCTATCAGAATGTGAAGCGATATTCAAAAAATGGGGAATTCTTCTGCAAAGAGCTCATGACAGTGTTCCAGCAAAG GGCTGAGCTGGAGAGCAATTATTCCAAAGGCCTTCAAAAACTGGCAGGAAAACTCATCAGGGCCTCCAAGGGAATGTCAGACAA TACCACCTACAGAGCCTGGTGTCACGTGTCAGATGAGATGTACGCTCGAGCGGACGCCCACCG ATCATTAGGAAACGCATTTCAACAAGAAGCAATAGTGGAAATCCGACAACTGATGGATGAGCACAACAGGAGGAAAAGGCCT CTTGACAGTGCTGTTGAAAGAACTGGAAAGCTTGTTACGACAAACTGGAATGAACAACTTAAG acaaaaaagaaattaatcAGTCTAACCAGAGAACACGAGGCACTGTTCAACTTTGTGGAAAGCAATAAGCACATCTGCACcgagaaagaaaagcaaaag ATGCTAAACAGGTTGACCAAATCAGCAGAGGTGCAGACTCGTGTGGACGAGGAGTATTTTAGGACCAACATGGAGGGTCATCATATGAGACTAAAGTGGGAAAATACACAGAGGAACTGCTATCAG ATCATTCAGGAGCTTGAGAAACAACGAATAGAAGTCCTGTACGACATCATGAATAGATACAAACTCCACATGTCCAGCTTTGAGCAGATCCTTCGACAT GGTCAAAAACAGATTGAACAGACGGTTCAAAGGGTGGACGTTGACAAAGACATACAGACCCTAGTGGCAGAAAACAGACTGACAGTGGACGATAATAAAGCAGAGTTTCTCATTGCTGATTACTTT GAGGAGGAAACCAAATCTCTGATGggcagaggaagaagaaaagacGCCatcaaattaaagctgcagcgTCTGGAGGAGAATATtagcaaaacaaagaaagactGTGACG GGATTGAAAAGTTGATAAAAACCTACTCTGAAAACCCATCGTTCTCAAACCAAAAGAACCTCGAAGAAACTGAGCAGCAGCTCGATgag AATAAGCTGAAACGGGATCTCCTGGAGGCAACACACTGCAAACTGTCTGTATCACTGTCAGAAATAGAAGGGAGGCCACGGTCACTGCACAGATTTAGTGACAGCATTTTGAAATGGAAAGAAAAG GACTGTGAGCATAGTGTGGTTCAGCTGACTCGTCCTGTCAAACTCAGGAGGACACCATTCAGATCTCGCCAGTCCCTGAGAGCCTCCATCATCTACAAAGGCCCCGTTAGCTTTGGGCCCCAGCAGTCTGTGGAGCCCTCACCTGACCCCAgagacacaacaacaacagcagcagcagcaacacaggaCAATGCCATCGAAGAGTACGATGCTAAAGAAGCTGCGACTCAATCAGACGACGACCAAAGACCAG ATGTGGTGAAACCAGCGCTGAACTGTGTAGGAAAAGGCCGCGCCCTGTACAACTTTACGCCTCAGCAGGACGATGAGTTGGCACTAAAAGAAG GTGACCTTCTTAACATTTATACCAGAGGAGACGGCGGTTGGTGGTATGGGAACCTTAATGGACAGACTGGACATTTTCCATCATCTTATGTTGAAGAACTTCCAGTATTGGATCAGGTTCAGTCATCTGAAGCCTGA
- the LOC114454697 gene encoding glucose-6-phosphatase 2-like isoform X4, translated as MDLVYSVGVLTIQHLQNNYQQFHDVLSFMSTVGDPRNIFSVYFPLWFHLSHDIGTKMIWVAVTGDWLNLIFKWILFGQRPYWWVQETQFYRNDSIPHLEQFSITCETGPGSPSGHAMGSSCVWYVMIISALNFVRPSSSSCTQSRFHLLRSCLWICFWVIQICVCISRVFIATHFPHQVILGLFAGMLVAELFEHIPSIYNASMKVYLQAVVFLFSAAYCFYLLLKLINIDPLWSVDVAKKWCAHPDWIHLDTTPFAGLVRNLGMLFGLGLSVNSELFVQSCKGKNSHKAIFKLMCVTATLTFLQLYDFIKMPTHSEVLFYVLSFCKSASIPLGVVAVIPYCVHLLIRDEESKLS; from the exons ATGGATCTTGTCTACAGCGTTGGCGTGCTGACCATACAGCATCTGCAGAACAACTATCAACAGTTCCATGACGTTCTTAGTTTTATGTCCACCGTGGGCGACCCTCGGAATATTTTCTCTGTTTATTTTCCTCTTTGGTTCCACCTTAGCCATGATATAGGTACGAAGATGATCTGGGTGGCTGTGACTGGAGACTGGCTAAACttgatttttaaatg gattttattTGGGCAGCGTCCTTATTGGTGGGTGCAAGAAACTCAGTTTTACCGCAATGACTCCATACCACATTTAGAGCAATTTTCAATAACATGTGAAACAGGACCAG GGAGCCCATCCGGACATGCTATGGGTTCATCGTGCGTGTGGTATGTGATGATCATCTCTGCTCTCAATTTTGTCCGGCCCTCCAGCTCTTCGTGCACTCAGAGC AGGTTTCATCTTCTGAGATCTTGTTTGTGGATCTGTTTTTGGGTCATTCAAATATGTGTTTGCATCTCCAGAGTCTTTATTGCAACACATTTTCCACATCAGGTGATCCTCGGCCTTTTTGCAG GTATGCTGGTTGCAGAACTCTTTGAGCACATCCCCTCAATCTACAACGCAAGCATGAAAGTGTACCTCCAGGCTGTCGTTTTTCTGTTCTCTGCAGCTTATTGCTTTTATCTGCTGCTCAAACTGATCAACATTGACCCTCTGTGGTCAGTCGACGTTGCCAAGAAGTGGTGCGCTCACCCAGACTGGATCCATCTCGACACCACACCGTTTGCCGGTCTTGTTAGAAATCTGGGAATGTTGTTTGGTCTGGGTCTGTCTGTAAACTCTGAGCTGTTTGTTCAAAGCTGTAAGGGAAAGAACAGCCACAAAGCCATATTTAAACTCATGTGTGTGACAGCGACTCTCACCTTCCTGCAGCTGTACGACTTCATCAAAATGCCCACTCACAGTGAGGTGCTGTTTTATgtactgtcattttgtaaaagtgCCTCCATCCCTCTGGGTGTGGTTGCTGTTATTCCTTATTGTGTTCACTTGTTAATCAGAGATGAGGAGAGTAAGCTTTCATAG
- the LOC114454697 gene encoding glucose-6-phosphatase 2-like isoform X3, with amino-acid sequence MDLVYSVGVLTIQHLQNNYQQFHDVLSFMSTVGDPRNIFSVYFPLWFHLSHDIGTKMIWVAVTGDWLNLIFKWILFGQRPYWWVQETQFYRNDSIPHLEQFSITCETGPGSPSGHAMGSSCVWYVMIISALNFFVFLFSNYLSFYRFHLLRSCLWICFWVIQICVCISRVFIATHFPHQVILGLFAGMLVAELFEHIPSIYNASMKVYLQAVVFLFSAAYCFYLLLKLINIDPLWSVDVAKKWCAHPDWIHLDTTPFAGLVRNLGMLFGLGLSVNSELFVQSCKGKNSHKAIFKLMCVTATLTFLQLYDFIKMPTHSEVLFYVLSFCKSASIPLGVVAVIPYCVHLLIRDEESKLS; translated from the exons ATGGATCTTGTCTACAGCGTTGGCGTGCTGACCATACAGCATCTGCAGAACAACTATCAACAGTTCCATGACGTTCTTAGTTTTATGTCCACCGTGGGCGACCCTCGGAATATTTTCTCTGTTTATTTTCCTCTTTGGTTCCACCTTAGCCATGATATAGGTACGAAGATGATCTGGGTGGCTGTGACTGGAGACTGGCTAAACttgatttttaaatg gattttattTGGGCAGCGTCCTTATTGGTGGGTGCAAGAAACTCAGTTTTACCGCAATGACTCCATACCACATTTAGAGCAATTTTCAATAACATGTGAAACAGGACCAG GGAGCCCATCCGGACATGCTATGGGTTCATCGTGCGTGTGGTATGTGATGATCATCTCTGCTCTCAATTTT tttgtttttcttttctctaaTTATTTGTCCTTCTACAGGTTTCATCTTCTGAGATCTTGTTTGTGGATCTGTTTTTGGGTCATTCAAATATGTGTTTGCATCTCCAGAGTCTTTATTGCAACACATTTTCCACATCAGGTGATCCTCGGCCTTTTTGCAG GTATGCTGGTTGCAGAACTCTTTGAGCACATCCCCTCAATCTACAACGCAAGCATGAAAGTGTACCTCCAGGCTGTCGTTTTTCTGTTCTCTGCAGCTTATTGCTTTTATCTGCTGCTCAAACTGATCAACATTGACCCTCTGTGGTCAGTCGACGTTGCCAAGAAGTGGTGCGCTCACCCAGACTGGATCCATCTCGACACCACACCGTTTGCCGGTCTTGTTAGAAATCTGGGAATGTTGTTTGGTCTGGGTCTGTCTGTAAACTCTGAGCTGTTTGTTCAAAGCTGTAAGGGAAAGAACAGCCACAAAGCCATATTTAAACTCATGTGTGTGACAGCGACTCTCACCTTCCTGCAGCTGTACGACTTCATCAAAATGCCCACTCACAGTGAGGTGCTGTTTTATgtactgtcattttgtaaaagtgCCTCCATCCCTCTGGGTGTGGTTGCTGTTATTCCTTATTGTGTTCACTTGTTAATCAGAGATGAGGAGAGTAAGCTTTCATAG
- the spc25 gene encoding kinetochore protein Spc25 — MMMSITDPNMSDRFASAMEEIHNNHLKTFSDIIDMTTEFSQSHKHFVKSALDTCLKKCKDDEVLFERMQTLKKDLQQQKVLLKDKQRIISQKLSELQETEMHKQDIMKKIEKLKEEQTKRRELIESQNKANKARLKNLQKARLVFQEHLGLEIRTILGKSEMARGEKLQFIFRNINPADEDSVYIITMGLNEDRQYQIVSSDPELECLPYLESRLQETNNLAAFLANVRKEFIARTRR, encoded by the exons ATGATGATGTCCATCACCGATCCAAACATGAGTGACAGGTTTGCCAGTGCGATGGAGGAGATCCACAATAATCACCTCAAAACCTTTTCAGACATCATCGACATGACTACAGAGTTTTCTCAGTCCCACAAACACTTTGTGAAATCAGCCCTTG atacatgtttaaaaaaatgtaaagatgaTGAAGTGCTTTTTGAAAGAATgcagacattaaaaaaag ATCTGCAACAACAAAAGGTGTTACTGAAGGATAAACAGCGCATCATTTCCCAGAAACTATCTGAGCTTCAAGAGACGGAAATGCATAAACAGGACATTATGAAGAAGATTGAAAAACTCAAGGAGGAGCAAACCAAGAGGagagaat tGATCGAGTCTcagaataaagcaaacaaagccCGACTGAAGAATCTCCAGAAAGCCAGGCTTGTCTTTCAGGAACATCTGGGCCTGGAAATACGAACTATTCTTGGCAAAAGCGAGATGGCCAGAG gtgaaaagtTGCAGTTTATTTTCCGTAATATAAACCCTGCCGACGAGGACAGCGTCTACATTATTACTATGGGGTTGAACGAGGACAGACAATATCAAA TTGTGTCCAGTGATCCTGAGCTCGAGTGTTTGCCGTACCTGGAAAGCCGACTACAGGAAACCAATAATTTAGCAGCGTTCCTCGCCAACGTGAGAAAGGAGTTTATCGCTCGAACACGACGCTGA
- the LOC114454697 gene encoding glucose-6-phosphatase 2-like isoform X5 — MDLVYSVGVLTIQHLQNNYQQFHDVLSFMSTVGDPRNIFSVYFPLWFHLSHDIGTKMIWVAVTGDWLNLIFKWILFGQRPYWWVQETQFYRNDSIPHLEQFSITCETGPGSPSGHAMGSSCVWYVMIISALNFVRPSSSSFHLLRSCLWICFWVIQICVCISRVFIATHFPHQVILGLFAGMLVAELFEHIPSIYNASMKVYLQAVVFLFSAAYCFYLLLKLINIDPLWSVDVAKKWCAHPDWIHLDTTPFAGLVRNLGMLFGLGLSVNSELFVQSCKGKNSHKAIFKLMCVTATLTFLQLYDFIKMPTHSEVLFYVLSFCKSASIPLGVVAVIPYCVHLLIRDEESKLS, encoded by the exons ATGGATCTTGTCTACAGCGTTGGCGTGCTGACCATACAGCATCTGCAGAACAACTATCAACAGTTCCATGACGTTCTTAGTTTTATGTCCACCGTGGGCGACCCTCGGAATATTTTCTCTGTTTATTTTCCTCTTTGGTTCCACCTTAGCCATGATATAGGTACGAAGATGATCTGGGTGGCTGTGACTGGAGACTGGCTAAACttgatttttaaatg gattttattTGGGCAGCGTCCTTATTGGTGGGTGCAAGAAACTCAGTTTTACCGCAATGACTCCATACCACATTTAGAGCAATTTTCAATAACATGTGAAACAGGACCAG GGAGCCCATCCGGACATGCTATGGGTTCATCGTGCGTGTGGTATGTGATGATCATCTCTGCTCTCAATTTTGTCCGGCCCTCCAGCTCTTC GTTTCATCTTCTGAGATCTTGTTTGTGGATCTGTTTTTGGGTCATTCAAATATGTGTTTGCATCTCCAGAGTCTTTATTGCAACACATTTTCCACATCAGGTGATCCTCGGCCTTTTTGCAG GTATGCTGGTTGCAGAACTCTTTGAGCACATCCCCTCAATCTACAACGCAAGCATGAAAGTGTACCTCCAGGCTGTCGTTTTTCTGTTCTCTGCAGCTTATTGCTTTTATCTGCTGCTCAAACTGATCAACATTGACCCTCTGTGGTCAGTCGACGTTGCCAAGAAGTGGTGCGCTCACCCAGACTGGATCCATCTCGACACCACACCGTTTGCCGGTCTTGTTAGAAATCTGGGAATGTTGTTTGGTCTGGGTCTGTCTGTAAACTCTGAGCTGTTTGTTCAAAGCTGTAAGGGAAAGAACAGCCACAAAGCCATATTTAAACTCATGTGTGTGACAGCGACTCTCACCTTCCTGCAGCTGTACGACTTCATCAAAATGCCCACTCACAGTGAGGTGCTGTTTTATgtactgtcattttgtaaaagtgCCTCCATCCCTCTGGGTGTGGTTGCTGTTATTCCTTATTGTGTTCACTTGTTAATCAGAGATGAGGAGAGTAAGCTTTCATAG
- the nostrin gene encoding nostrin isoform X2, whose amino-acid sequence MSEFGRRMVKVPRPKSTNRHRLKMKDPIGTCTYNQLYQNVKRYSKNGEFFCKELMTVFQQRAELESNYSKGLQKLAGKLIRASKGMSDNTTYRAWCHVSDEMYARADAHRSLGNAFQQEAIVEIRQLMDEHNRRKRPLDSAVERTGKLVTTNWNEQLKTKKKLISLTREHEALFNFVESNKHICTEKEKQKMLNRLTKSAEVQTRVDEEYFRTNMEGHHMRLKWENTQRNCYQIIQELEKQRIEVLYDIMNRYKLHMSSFEQILRHGQKQIEQTVQRVDVDKDIQTLVAENRLTVDDNKAEFLIADYFEEETKSLMGRGRRKDAIKLKLQRLEENISKTKKDCDGIEKLIKTYSENPSFSNQKNLEETEQQLDENKLKRDLLEATHCKLSVSLSEIEGRPRSLHRFSDSILKWKEKDCEHSVVQLTRPVKLRRTPFRSRQSLRASIIYKGPVSFGPQQSVEPSPDPRDTTTTAAAATQDNAIEEYDAKEAATQSDDDQRPDVVKPALNCVGKGRALYNFTPQQDDELALKEGDLLNIYTRGDGGWWYGNLNGQTGHFPSSYVEELPVLDQVQSSEA is encoded by the exons ATGAGTGAGTTTGGGAGGAGAATGGTCAAAGTTCCACGTCCAAAGTCAACAAACCGTCATCGTCTTAAGATGAAGGATCCTATCGGCACCTGCACT TACAACCAACTCTATCAGAATGTGAAGCGATATTCAAAAAATGGGGAATTCTTCTGCAAAGAGCTCATGACAGTGTTCCAGCAAAG GGCTGAGCTGGAGAGCAATTATTCCAAAGGCCTTCAAAAACTGGCAGGAAAACTCATCAGGGCCTCCAAGGGAATGTCAGACAA TACCACCTACAGAGCCTGGTGTCACGTGTCAGATGAGATGTACGCTCGAGCGGACGCCCACCG ATCATTAGGAAACGCATTTCAACAAGAAGCAATAGTGGAAATCCGACAACTGATGGATGAGCACAACAGGAGGAAAAGGCCT CTTGACAGTGCTGTTGAAAGAACTGGAAAGCTTGTTACGACAAACTGGAATGAACAACTTAAG acaaaaaagaaattaatcAGTCTAACCAGAGAACACGAGGCACTGTTCAACTTTGTGGAAAGCAATAAGCACATCTGCACcgagaaagaaaagcaaaag ATGCTAAACAGGTTGACCAAATCAGCAGAGGTGCAGACTCGTGTGGACGAGGAGTATTTTAGGACCAACATGGAGGGTCATCATATGAGACTAAAGTGGGAAAATACACAGAGGAACTGCTATCAG ATCATTCAGGAGCTTGAGAAACAACGAATAGAAGTCCTGTACGACATCATGAATAGATACAAACTCCACATGTCCAGCTTTGAGCAGATCCTTCGACAT GGTCAAAAACAGATTGAACAGACGGTTCAAAGGGTGGACGTTGACAAAGACATACAGACCCTAGTGGCAGAAAACAGACTGACAGTGGACGATAATAAAGCAGAGTTTCTCATTGCTGATTACTTT GAGGAGGAAACCAAATCTCTGATGggcagaggaagaagaaaagacGCCatcaaattaaagctgcagcgTCTGGAGGAGAATATtagcaaaacaaagaaagactGTGACG GGATTGAAAAGTTGATAAAAACCTACTCTGAAAACCCATCGTTCTCAAACCAAAAGAACCTCGAAGAAACTGAGCAGCAGCTCGATgag AATAAGCTGAAACGGGATCTCCTGGAGGCAACACACTGCAAACTGTCTGTATCACTGTCAGAAATAGAAGGGAGGCCACGGTCACTGCACAGATTTAGTGACAGCATTTTGAAATGGAAAGAAAAG GACTGTGAGCATAGTGTGGTTCAGCTGACTCGTCCTGTCAAACTCAGGAGGACACCATTCAGATCTCGCCAGTCCCTGAGAGCCTCCATCATCTACAAAGGCCCCGTTAGCTTTGGGCCCCAGCAGTCTGTGGAGCCCTCACCTGACCCCAgagacacaacaacaacagcagcagcagcaacacaggaCAATGCCATCGAAGAGTACGATGCTAAAGAAGCTGCGACTCAATCAGACGACGACCAAAGACCAG ATGTGGTGAAACCAGCGCTGAACTGTGTAGGAAAAGGCCGCGCCCTGTACAACTTTACGCCTCAGCAGGACGATGAGTTGGCACTAAAAGAAG GTGACCTTCTTAACATTTATACCAGAGGAGACGGCGGTTGGTGGTATGGGAACCTTAATGGACAGACTGGACATTTTCCATCATCTTATGTTGAAGAACTTCCAGTATTGGATCAGGTTCAGTCATCTGAAGCCTGA